The following are encoded in a window of Arctopsyche grandis isolate Sample6627 chromosome 4, ASM5162203v2, whole genome shotgun sequence genomic DNA:
- the LOC143910979 gene encoding uncharacterized protein LOC143910979 has translation MVIVIGNKPTRTSSPAGDVKRTRDCDTSCDSTHTQSTHACVHTERALARYCTQNSELRTANSERRAPSAEPVTAESRPALAAFSLARPSSSRSPHPTLPEDCRVATDTDKTERHQTSKNKQRCRLVLYRSI, from the exons ATGGTGATCGTGATTGGCAATAAACCCACTAGAACATCTTCACCGGCCGGCGATGTCAAACGCACGCGCGATTGCGACACGAGCTGCGACTCGACGCACACACAAAGCACACACGCGTGCGTCCACACTGAGCGAGCGCTCGCTCGCTACTGCACACAGAATAGCGAACTGCGAACAGCGAACAGCGAACGGCGAGCTCCGAGCGCCGAACCAGTGACGGCCGAATCGCGACCTGCTCTTGCGGCGTTCTCGCTCGCACGCCCTTCGTCGTCTCGCTCGCCCCACCCGACTTTGCCCGAAGATTGCCGAGTGGCGACTGATACTGATAAGACCGAACGCCACCAG ACCAGCAAAAACAAACAAAGGTGCAGACTGGTTTTATATCGATCCATATGA